The nucleotide window TTGCGTACCAGCGAGCCGCCCGAAATCATGGCGTGGGGGCCTACTTTCACAAACTGGTGCACGGCTGAGGTGCCGCCGATAATGGCGTGGTCCCCGATTTCCACGTGGCCCGCCAGCTGCACGCCGTTGGCCAGTACGCAGTGGTTGCCGATAATGCAGTCGTGGGCCACGTGCACGTAGGCCATCAGCAGGCAGTTGCTGCCCACAATGGTCTTGAGCCGGTCCACGGTGCCGCGGTTTACCGTCACGCACTCCCGGATAACGGTGTTGTCGCCGATATGGACCGTGGTTTTCTCGCCGGCAAACTTGAGGTCCTGGGGCATGGCGGCAATGACGGCGCCGGGAAAAATCTTACAGTTCTTGCCAATGCGGGCCCCCGACATAATCGTCACGTTGGGGCCAATCCAGGTGCCTTCCCCGATTTCCACGTCCTTGTCGATGGTGGTGAAGGGTTCCACGACCACGTTCTGAGCGATTTTGGCTTCGGGGTGAATATAGGCGAGCGGCTGGTTCATTCGTTGGTTAATTAGTAATTAAGAATCAGGAGCCAAGAACAGTCTCAACGTTGCGGAGGCCGCTTTTCGTCAGAGAGTTAGAGATTCTTGTCTGCTAATTGCTAATTGAAAACTAGGCTTCTTTGCGGACAATGGCCGCGCTCATCTCCGCTTCCATCACCACTTTGCCATTCACGAAGGCCTGGCCTTTCATCTTGGCGATGCCGCGCTTGATAGGAGACAACAGCTGACAGCGGAAAATGATGGTGTCGCCGGGCTTCACCATTTTGCGGAAGCGGCAGTTTTCGATGCCGATAAAGTAAGGCGTGTAGTTTTCGGGGTCGGGCACGGTGTTCAGCACCAGAATGCCCCCGGTTTGGGCCATGGCTTCTACTTGGAGCACACCCGGGAAAACCGGGTTGCCGGGGTAGTGACCCGTAAAGAACGGCTCATTGATGGTCACGTTCTTGATGCTGGTCACCGTGGTGCTATCCAGGTGAATCACCTTGTCGATCAGCAGAAAGGGGTAGCGGTGCGGCAGCACCTGCATGATCTGGTTGATGTCCATCACCGGCTCCCGATTCGGGTCGTAGCTGGGTACGGGGGAGGTGTTGGCCTCCATCATCTTCTTCTTGATCTTCTTGGCGAAGGCTACGTTGGCCGCGTGCCCGGGGCGGGCAGCTAGAATCTGGCCTTTCAGCGGCCGGCCCACTAGGGCCAGGTCACCTACCAGGTCGAGGAGCTTGTGGCGGGCGGGCTCGTTTTTGTAGCGCAGGTCCACGTTGTTGAGGATGCCTTCCTTCTTGACGGCCACTTTAGGCTTGCCCAGCATGGTAGCCAATTCGGTCAGCTCCTCGTCGCTCACCACCCGGTCTACGACCACAATGGCGTTGCTCAAATCGCCGCCCTTGATCAGGTTGGACTTGTAGAGGGCTTCAAGTTCGTGCAGGAAGCAGAACGTGCGCGAGCTGGAAATTTCGGCGGTAAAGTGAGAAATATCCGTTAGCGAGGCGTGCTGGGAGCCCAGTACCGGCGAGTTGTAGTCCACCATTACCGTCAGGCGGTAGTCGTTCAGGGGCAGGGCGGCTATTTCCACGGCCCGGCCGTTGTCGACGAAGCGGATTTCCTCGGGAATCTCGAAGTAGTTGCGCAGCGCGTTCTGCTCTTCCAGCCCTACTTCCATAATGGCCTTGATAAACTCGTAGGAGGAGCCATCCATGATGGGCGGCTCGGGCCCGTCGAGCTGAATCATCACGTTGTCAATCTGCAGGCCGACCAGGGCCGCCAGCGTGTGCTCCACCGTATTGACGCGGGCTCCGTTCTGCTCGATAGTCGTGCCCCGGCTCAGGTCCACTACGTTGTCTACGTCGGCATCAACCACGGGCTGCCCGGGCAGGTCGATGCGCTGAAACTTGAAGCCATGATTTACCGGCGCGGGGCAGAAAGTCATGTTGGCCGAAACGCCGGTGTGCAGGCCAATGCCGCTCACGGTTACCGGTGCCTTGATGGTATGTTGCTTGTCGTTCATTGTTGGGCTGTTAGCCGCTAGCGTAAAGGGCGGCGGCTGACGGGCGGAAGACTTCGAATACTGAGTTAGGGGCAAAGAAAAAAGCTGCGGACGTTAGCTAGTAGCTAAGGGCAAGCAGCTTTTCGAGGGGCAAAGCTAGGACTTTTCCGACATGGATGAGTTGCGCTCCAAGTCGCTGAGGCGGCGGTCCAGCTCCGGTAGGTGGCGGAAAATGGCGTTGGCCCGCAGACTGTCGCGCAGATTAAAGGCCGGGGAGCCCTGCAGCAGCACGCCCTCGGTCTTGATGGACTTGCCCACGCCCGACTGGGCCGTGACGGTGGTGCGGTTGGCCAGGGTGAGGTGGCCGGCAATGCCGGTTTGCCCGGCCAGCACGCAGAAATCCCCTATTTTGGTGGAGCCCGAAATGCCGGTCTGGGCGGCTACCACCGTGTG belongs to Hymenobacter cellulosilyticus and includes:
- a CDS encoding bifunctional UDP-3-O-[3-hydroxymyristoyl] N-acetylglucosamine deacetylase/3-hydroxyacyl-ACP dehydratase: MNDKQHTIKAPVTVSGIGLHTGVSANMTFCPAPVNHGFKFQRIDLPGQPVVDADVDNVVDLSRGTTIEQNGARVNTVEHTLAALVGLQIDNVMIQLDGPEPPIMDGSSYEFIKAIMEVGLEEQNALRNYFEIPEEIRFVDNGRAVEIAALPLNDYRLTVMVDYNSPVLGSQHASLTDISHFTAEISSSRTFCFLHELEALYKSNLIKGGDLSNAIVVVDRVVSDEELTELATMLGKPKVAVKKEGILNNVDLRYKNEPARHKLLDLVGDLALVGRPLKGQILAARPGHAANVAFAKKIKKKMMEANTSPVPSYDPNREPVMDINQIMQVLPHRYPFLLIDKVIHLDSTTVTSIKNVTINEPFFTGHYPGNPVFPGVLQVEAMAQTGGILVLNTVPDPENYTPYFIGIENCRFRKMVKPGDTIIFRCQLLSPIKRGIAKMKGQAFVNGKVVMEAEMSAAIVRKEA
- the lpxA gene encoding acyl-ACP--UDP-N-acetylglucosamine O-acyltransferase, with amino-acid sequence MNQPLAYIHPEAKIAQNVVVEPFTTIDKDVEIGEGTWIGPNVTIMSGARIGKNCKIFPGAVIAAMPQDLKFAGEKTTVHIGDNTVIRECVTVNRGTVDRLKTIVGSNCLLMAYVHVAHDCIIGNHCVLANGVQLAGHVEIGDHAIIGGTSAVHQFVKVGPHAMISGGSLVRKDVPPFVKAGREPLTYSGINSIGLRRRGFSDQKISEIQQLYRLLFLSGLNNNDALDKIELELLPSPERDEVVNFVRNSGRGVIKGYSRNGNGAD